The Vicia villosa cultivar HV-30 ecotype Madison, WI linkage group LG1, Vvil1.0, whole genome shotgun sequence genome includes a region encoding these proteins:
- the LOC131649930 gene encoding F-box/kelch-repeat protein At3g23880-like: protein MEKQYSIIGSYNGLLCLYNEYERCVMLRNPSIMFESKKSPPVSLGWTIQHHGFGYDQVNNKYKVLLAMRKKNDHALTKIYIFGEDSWKTIPNFPTSRAPLRLSAKFVRSTFNWIVEKRDVISNQTVILSFDLGNETYKEILMPQEDGVKVYKHTLYVLNNCLGVCQVSNKTHWVAWLMKEYGVFDSCTKFVIISLDNFNKKSFFVIPLFISENGVILLMNSDSYQFVLYNLNSGKLDYLLEDTYNFMFNLHICCESLVSVTW, encoded by the coding sequence ATGGAGAAACAATATAGTATTATAGGATCATATAATGGGTTGTTGTGTTTGTACAATGAATATGAACGTTGTGTCATGCTGCGTAATCCTTCTATCATGTTCGAATCCAAAAAATCTCCACCTGTTTCCCTTGGTTGGACTATCCAACATCATGGCTTTGGATATGATCAAGTTAATAACAAGTACAAAGTATTACTTGCTATGCGAAAGAAGAATGAtcatgctttgaccaaaatttATATCTTTGGTGAAGATTCTTGGAAAACCATTCCGAATTTTCCTACATCCCGTGCGCCCTTGAGGTTGTCAGCGAAATTTGTGAGAAGCACTTTTAATTGGATAGTTGAAAAAAGAGATGTTATTTCTAATCAAACTGTGATTCTTTCCTTTGATTTGGGAAATGAGACTTACAAGGAAATCTTAATGCCTCAAGAGGATGGTGTCAAAGTCTATAAACATACTCTGtatgttttgaataattgcctTGGTGTCTGTCAGGTGTCTAACAAAACTCATTGGGTTGCGTGGTTGATGAAAGAATatggagtttttgattcatgcaCTAAATTCGTAATCATCTCTCTTGACAACTTCAATAAGAAATCTTTTTTTGTTATTCCCTTGTTCATTTCAGAAAATGGTGTTATTCTTCTTATGAACTCAGATAGTTATCAATTTGTCTTATATAACTTAAATAGTGGTAAGTTGGACTATTTATTGGAAGATACCTACAATTTTATGTTTAATCTGCATATTTGCTGTGAGAGTCTTGTATCAGTGACATGGTAA
- the LOC131649937 gene encoding F-box/kelch-repeat protein At3g23880-like yields MFKSKKSPPVSLGWNIRQRGFGYDPVNDKYKVLLIMRSKNDLSQILTKIYTFGEDSWKTIQNFSIKFVMPYSWSWKYVRSTFNWIVEKIGVISNQTVILSFDLGTETYKEILMPQEDGVKVNKHNLYVLNNCLGVCQMFNKTHWVVWLMKEYGVVDSWTKLMIIPIDNYKKKSYFVIPLFISENGVILLMNPRTSQFVLYDLNSGRLDYSLEATDYLWLSPHICCESLVSVTW; encoded by the coding sequence ATGTTCAAATCCAAAAAATCTCCGCCTGTTTCCCTTGGTTGGAATATCCGCCAACGTGGCTTTGGATATGATCCAGTTAATGACAAGTACAAAGTACTACTTATTATGCGAAGTAAGAATGATCTAAGTCAAATTTTGACCAAAATTTATACTTTTGGTGAAGATTCTTGGAAAACCATTCAGAATTTTTCCATTAAATTCGTCATGCCTTATAGTTGGTCTTGGAAATATGTGAGAAGCACTTTTAATTGGATAGTTGAAAAAATAGGTGTTATTTCTAATCAAACTGTGATTCTTTCCTTTGATTTGGGAACTGAGACTTACAAGGAAATCTTAATGCCTCAAGAGGATGGTGTCAAAGTCAATAAACATAATCTGtatgttttgaataattgcctTGGTGTGTGTCAGATGTTTAACAAAACTCATTGGGTTGTGTGGTTGATGAAAGAATATGGAGTTGTCGATTCATGGACTAAACTCATGATCATCCCTATTGACAACTACAAAAAGAAATCTTATTTTGTTATTCCCTTGTTCATTTCGGAAAATGGTGTTATTCTTCTAATGAACCCGCGTACTTCTCAATTTGTTCTATATGACTTAAATAGTGGTAGGTTGGACTATTCATTGGAAGCTACCGACTATTTGTGGCTTAGTCCGCATATTTGCTGTGAGAGTCTTGTATCAGTGACATGGTAA